One Deinococcus psychrotolerans genomic window, ATGATGAACAAAATCAGGCGAGTGTTGGGGCAGTTGAGACTAAGTTTGCTGTGTGGGAGTCTACTGTGCGGGGCGGCACTGAGTGCACGGACGGCCCCGGTGCCGGGCAGCGCTTTGCCCGACGCTTGGGGTACAGCAGGCAACAAAGTGATCCTCAGCGTGCCGGAGGTGGCAGGCAAACCCGTGACGGTCTCCGGGCTCACCCTCCCCAGCGCGGGCGAGCGGGTCACCGTTACTCTTCCACTGCGCACCCCGCCGGGACGCCTGCGGGTGCAGTTTATCAACGACAGCACCCAGCAAACCATTACCACCCGCGACATAGAAGTGCTGGCCCCAGAAGCGCAGGGCAATCCCGAGGCGCGGCGAGTGCAACTCTTGATCAGTCCCAAGCTCACGCCGCAGCAAGTCGACGCATTGCTGGCCCGCTTGTTGCCGAGTGTGGGTACGCTCAACTCGCGGGAAACACTACCCGCTCCAGTGAATGTGCCCAAAACGGCAGGGGCTTCGCCTTGCGGCGGCACGTTGGCAGACATCCAATTGGGCGCGGGCATCACGCTGGAAGCAGCTCTTAACCAACTCGCGCAGCAAGGCGGTGATGATGTCTGGTATCCCGATCCTATTTCTCGCTGGGGTATTGGTACGATCACTCAAGCCTCACTCAGTCCGGCCCAAACTCAGCTCCCGAGCACTCAAACACAAATTTTTCAACAAAGCTTTCATTACGCCCCCGCGCCTGTGTCGCCAAGAGTGGTGCTGGGCAGTCCGGCGGGTGGCATGGCCGGCGCAGGCGTCACCATAGCCGTACTGGACACCGGATTCAGCCCCCAGCTTGACCCCACCCATGAACTGACCGACAAGCAGGGAGGCCGCTTAGCCCGCGTGTCGCCACCGATCAATGCTCTCGTGCCGTTTGATCCAGCCAATCTCGCGCCTTCGCTGGCCGGGTCACAGGACTTCTGGGAAGGACATGGGACACAGGTGGCTATCTTGGCAGCGGGAGCGCTCAGCGGCTCGGCCCCTGCTGCGGGCGTGCTGCCGATCAAAGTCTGCTCGGAGGGCGCTGGGCAAGCCAGTTGCAGCACCAAAGACGTGCTGCGCGGGCTGTGCGTGGCGCTCAGCCAAGTTCCGGCGCAGCAACTCGTCATCAACCTGAGTTTGGGCGGCGCGTCACCGACGGGGGCCATTCACGCGGTTCTCAACTGGGCGCAGCTTCAGGGCGCGGTGGTGGTGGCGGCAGGCGGTAATCAGCACCAAGCCAGCAATCCGACCGACCCCGAAGAGTACCCCGCCGCCTTTGCCCGCTCGCACGCGCCGAGTCAGGCTGCTTTGCCACTCTTGGCGGTGGCCTCCGCCACGCCGCCTACGTGGAGCGCCCGCAGCTTGGTCGCTTCCGCGCTGTGGCCGGTGTCTGGGTTCAGCACGCGGGGCAGTTACCTCAACATCAGCGCTCCGGGTGAGGCGCTCGATTTGGGCCACGTTCAGCTGTACAGCGGCACCTCGTTTGCTGCGCCACTGGTCGCGGGCGCGGCGGCGCTGGCACGGCAAGCCAACCCCAACATGACGGCGGCAGCGCTGCGGACGTTCATGCTGTCGGGCGGACGGATCATCTCGGGAGCCAGCAGCAATTTACCCACGTCTCAAGGTGCTGTCACTGGCGTCGCTGCGAATCAGGCCGCACTCAATCAGGGTCTGCCGATGCTGCGGCTGAGCGGGTATTGAGGCCGAGCGGGTACTGAAAAACGAAATTTGATGTTCGCTACTTGCCCCGCTCCGTGCGGGGTTTTTTGTTGCCTTGCCGCAGCGTTCATGGTCGTTCAGGGGTCGTTCAGGGGTGGGTGCGTACCTTGAGTTCAGCAGCAAGCAAGACGAGGTACACAAAAAAGAGCAGCGACTCAGTGAAGAGTCAAAGGTATCTGCCGATCTCCTTCGCTGCCTGACGGTTTCACCACTTCGCTCTCACGTCCACAGGAGGAAGCCCCATGTCAGACCACGCCGCAGACCAAATCACCGCCCGCCAGCGTTTCTTGGCCCGCTCACTCACCCACAACAAGGCAGGTACCACCATGAACAAGACCCTCAAGACCGCCCTCGTTCCCGCCCTGCTGCTCAGCGCCGCGCTCAGCCTCGCCGGATGCAGCACCACCACGCCGCCGAGCGCCAACCATACGCCGGTTGCCAACTTCACTTTCATGCCCGCCGCACTGACCGTCAGCACCACCAACACCAGCAGCGACGCCGATGCGGGCGATACCCTGATGTACGACTGGGATTGGGGCGACGGCAGCCCACATGCCAGCGCTGCTTCGCCCAGCCACACTTACACCGCCGCCGCCACCTACCCCCTGACGCTCAAAACCACCGACAACCACGGCGCGTCCAATACCAAGACCGTCAACGTCACCGTGACCGCGCCAGTAGCAGGAGCGCCGACCATCCTGAGCGTGTCGCCCACCAACGCCTCACTGGGCAACGTCGACAGCACCAGCATGGTCGTGACCTTCAGCGAGCCGATGGACACCATTTCTACGCAGGCGGCTTATAACTCGGCCTCGGTGGGCATTCGGCAGGCCTTCGGCGAAGTGACCTATTCTTGGTCGCCCGATCATAAGGTGCTGACGATCATCCCTAATACGCCGCTGAACTACGCCATTGCGCCCGCTGCCGCCAACAACTACACCTACTACATCTCCACGGCAGCCAAAAGCGCAGCGGGCGTTTTCCTCGCCTCGCAGTACAACACCAGCTTCAAAACCTATGTCAAGCATCTCAACGAGGTGCATTACAGCGACTTCAGCAAAGACGCGGGTATC contains:
- a CDS encoding S8 family serine peptidase, yielding MMNKIRRVLGQLRLSLLCGSLLCGAALSARTAPVPGSALPDAWGTAGNKVILSVPEVAGKPVTVSGLTLPSAGERVTVTLPLRTPPGRLRVQFINDSTQQTITTRDIEVLAPEAQGNPEARRVQLLISPKLTPQQVDALLARLLPSVGTLNSRETLPAPVNVPKTAGASPCGGTLADIQLGAGITLEAALNQLAQQGGDDVWYPDPISRWGIGTITQASLSPAQTQLPSTQTQIFQQSFHYAPAPVSPRVVLGSPAGGMAGAGVTIAVLDTGFSPQLDPTHELTDKQGGRLARVSPPINALVPFDPANLAPSLAGSQDFWEGHGTQVAILAAGALSGSAPAAGVLPIKVCSEGAGQASCSTKDVLRGLCVALSQVPAQQLVINLSLGGASPTGAIHAVLNWAQLQGAVVVAAGGNQHQASNPTDPEEYPAAFARSHAPSQAALPLLAVASATPPTWSARSLVASALWPVSGFSTRGSYLNISAPGEALDLGHVQLYSGTSFAAPLVAGAAALARQANPNMTAAALRTFMLSGGRIISGASSNLPTSQGAVTGVAANQAALNQGLPMLRLSGY
- a CDS encoding PKD domain-containing protein, which codes for MSDHAADQITARQRFLARSLTHNKAGTTMNKTLKTALVPALLLSAALSLAGCSTTTPPSANHTPVANFTFMPAALTVSTTNTSSDADAGDTLMYDWDWGDGSPHASAASPSHTYTAAATYPLTLKTTDNHGASNTKTVNVTVTAPVAGAPTILSVSPTNASLGNVDSTSMVVTFSEPMDTISTQAAYNSASVGIRQAFGEVTYSWSPDHKVLTIIPNTPLNYAIAPAAANNYTYYISTAAKSAAGVFLASQYNTSFKTYVKHLNEVHYSDFSKDAGISGGFLAGIYTVTPPALSMTIGDDALNSTQAAYLTFDLSSLPASVQPANMLAADLKVTPSAAPIGAPYTTLNIGPKMLTVQGLVYGNSVDITELLPMNELASNLNGTIMNADVLGEVKTDWINRAAQSNLSQYQLRFAQITASAFLANQAYIFSGDPLNTTNRPKLTLTYLADN